From a region of the Kaistia sp. 32K genome:
- the acpS gene encoding holo-ACP synthase produces MIIGLGSDLIDIRRVEKTLERFGTRFTERVFTEIEQKKSDKRAERAASYAKRFAAKEACSKALGTGLNHGVFWRDMGVVNLPSGKPTMALTGGAAAQLARMMPPNHHAAIHLTITDDYPLAQAFVIIEALPDPA; encoded by the coding sequence ATGATCATCGGGCTCGGCAGCGATTTGATCGACATCCGTCGCGTCGAGAAGACGCTCGAACGTTTCGGCACGCGTTTCACCGAGCGCGTCTTCACCGAGATTGAGCAGAAGAAGTCGGACAAACGCGCCGAGCGGGCGGCGTCCTACGCCAAGCGCTTCGCGGCCAAGGAAGCCTGCTCGAAGGCGCTCGGCACCGGCCTCAATCATGGCGTCTTCTGGCGCGACATGGGCGTCGTCAACCTGCCGAGCGGCAAGCCGACCATGGCGCTGACGGGCGGCGCGGCGGCGCAACTGGCCCGGATGATGCCGCCCAACCATCATGCCGCGATCCATCTGACCATCACCGACGACTATCCGCTGGCGCAGGCCTTCGTGATCATCGAGGCGCTGCCGGACCCGGCCTGA
- the lepB gene encoding signal peptidase I — MSVAGDKYKAERGGMGETVKIVVNALILALIVRTFLFQPFNIPSGSMKSTLLVGDYLFVSKYAYGYSKYSIPFAPDLFSGRIWATPPERGDVAVFKLPRDPSVDYIKRVIGLPGDKVQMIGGVLYLNGTAVPKEKIDDYVTTDEFGTQTHVPRYKETLPNGVSYTVLDLDPRSFSDDTPVYEVPPDHYFMMGDNRDNSTDSRVLGAVGYVPFENFVGRAGMVFFSVEEGAQAWQFWKWPWTVRFDRLFKVI, encoded by the coding sequence ATGAGCGTGGCGGGCGACAAATACAAGGCCGAGCGCGGGGGCATGGGCGAGACCGTCAAGATCGTCGTCAATGCGCTCATCCTGGCGCTGATCGTCCGGACCTTCCTGTTCCAGCCGTTCAATATTCCGTCGGGATCGATGAAGTCGACATTGCTTGTCGGCGACTATCTGTTCGTTTCGAAATACGCTTACGGCTATAGCAAATATTCGATCCCCTTCGCGCCGGACCTGTTCTCGGGCCGGATCTGGGCCACGCCGCCGGAGCGCGGCGACGTCGCCGTCTTCAAGCTGCCGCGCGACCCCTCGGTCGATTACATCAAGCGCGTGATCGGCCTGCCGGGCGACAAGGTGCAGATGATCGGCGGCGTGCTGTATCTGAACGGCACGGCGGTGCCGAAGGAAAAGATCGACGACTACGTCACCACCGACGAGTTCGGCACCCAGACCCACGTCCCGCGCTACAAGGAAACGCTGCCGAACGGCGTCAGCTATACGGTGCTCGACCTCGATCCGCGCAGCTTTTCCGACGACACCCCCGTCTATGAAGTCCCGCCCGATCACTATTTTATGATGGGCGACAATCGCGACAATTCCACCGACAGCCGCGTTCTGGGGGCTGTGGGCTACGTTCCTTTCGAGAATTTCGTCGGCCGCGCCGGCATGGTCTTCTTCTCCGTCGAGGAGGGCGCCCAGGCCTGGCAGTTCTGGAAGTGGCCGTGGACCGTTCGTTTTGACCGACTTTTCAAGGTGATCTGA
- the rnc gene encoding ribonuclease III has product MQRLEERIGHRFSSRGHLVRALTHASAVAESHLTPGESYQRLEFLGDRVLALVIADMLLEAFPAADEGELARRLTGLVRNESCAEVALDIDLGSWIRLGGGEVQSGGRRKAAILGDVCEAVIGAIFVDGGFPAARAFIDRHWRKRMLNWTGPLRDAKTTLQEWVQGRGLPAPKYEIAERSGPDHAPHFKVEVKIEGMPVVLGSGRSRREAEQKAATAVLRAQGVWREEANVV; this is encoded by the coding sequence CTGCAGCGTCTCGAGGAAAGGATTGGTCATCGGTTTTCGAGCCGCGGTCATCTGGTTCGGGCTCTGACACATGCGAGCGCCGTGGCGGAGAGCCACCTGACGCCGGGCGAGAGCTATCAGCGGCTGGAGTTCCTGGGCGACCGCGTGCTTGCGCTCGTCATCGCGGATATGCTGCTCGAGGCATTTCCGGCCGCCGACGAGGGCGAGCTCGCCCGCCGGCTGACCGGCTTGGTACGCAACGAGAGCTGCGCCGAAGTGGCGCTCGACATCGACCTCGGCAGCTGGATCCGGCTCGGCGGCGGCGAAGTGCAGTCCGGCGGCCGGCGCAAGGCCGCCATCCTGGGTGACGTCTGCGAGGCCGTCATTGGCGCCATCTTCGTCGATGGCGGCTTTCCGGCGGCGCGCGCCTTCATTGACCGGCATTGGCGCAAGCGAATGCTGAACTGGACGGGCCCGCTGCGCGACGCGAAGACGACGCTGCAGGAATGGGTCCAGGGGCGCGGTCTGCCGGCCCCAAAATATGAAATCGCCGAGCGGAGCGGGCCTGACCACGCGCCGCATTTCAAAGTGGAAGTAAAGATCGAGGGCATGCCTGTCGTCCTCGGTTCGGGCCGTTCGCGGCGCGAGGCGGAGCAGAAGGCGGCGACTGCCGTGCTGCGCGCCCAGGGCGTATGGAGAGAAGAAGCCAATGTCGTCTGA
- the era gene encoding GTPase Era, translating to MSSDLVNPAETPTRCGFVALIGAPNAGKSTLLNQLVGTKISIVTHKVQTTRAIMRGIALEGASQIIFVDTPGIFQPKRRLDRAMVDTAWGGAKDADLVCVLIDAERYQKSETAQILDKVAAVGQPKILVINKIDTVPHTALLEMAAKANQTVKFEQTFMISALKGHGCKDLMAYLAQRVPEGPWLYPEDQISDLPIRQLAAEITREKMFLRLHDELPYQSTVETELWKDLPDGSTRIEQTIYVERDGQKKIVIGHRGETIKAISMAARTEIQEMAERPVHLFLFVKVRENWGDDPERYREMGIEFPR from the coding sequence ATGTCGTCTGATCTGGTGAATCCCGCGGAGACCCCGACGCGCTGCGGCTTCGTCGCGCTGATCGGCGCGCCGAACGCCGGCAAGTCGACGCTCCTCAACCAGCTGGTGGGCACGAAGATCTCGATCGTCACCCACAAGGTGCAGACGACGCGCGCCATCATGCGCGGCATCGCGCTCGAAGGCGCGTCGCAGATCATCTTCGTCGATACGCCCGGCATCTTCCAGCCGAAGCGTCGCCTCGACCGCGCCATGGTGGACACCGCCTGGGGCGGCGCCAAGGACGCGGACCTCGTCTGCGTGCTGATCGACGCCGAGCGCTACCAGAAGAGCGAGACGGCGCAGATCCTCGACAAGGTGGCGGCGGTCGGACAGCCGAAGATCCTCGTCATCAACAAGATCGACACCGTGCCGCACACCGCGCTGCTGGAGATGGCGGCGAAGGCCAACCAGACCGTGAAGTTCGAGCAGACCTTCATGATCTCGGCCCTCAAGGGCCACGGCTGCAAGGATCTGATGGCCTATCTGGCGCAGCGCGTGCCGGAAGGGCCGTGGCTCTATCCGGAAGACCAGATCTCGGACCTGCCGATCCGGCAGCTCGCCGCCGAGATCACGCGCGAGAAGATGTTCCTGCGCCTGCATGACGAGCTGCCCTACCAGTCGACGGTCGAGACCGAGCTCTGGAAGGATCTGCCGGACGGTTCGACCCGGATCGAGCAGACGATCTATGTCGAGCGCGACGGGCAGAAGAAGATCGTGATCGGCCATCGCGGCGAGACGATCAAGGCGATCTCGATGGCGGCGCGCACCGAGATCCAGGAGATGGCCGAGCGGCCGGTGCACCTGTTCCTGTTCGTCAAGGTTCGCGAGAACTGGGGCGACGATCCCGAGCGCTACCGCGAGATGGGAATCGAATTCCCGCGCTGA
- a CDS encoding YafY family protein gives MRRADRLFDIVQILRGARLRTAQEIADSLEVSVRTVYRDIDALVATGVPIEGERGVGYVLRGTLLLPPLAFSQAELEGLALGARFVEAWADPELAAAVREALVKIDAVLPEARRGEIWRDAVQVKSPALIAAANAQLPLFRQAIRQRHKMQLNYRSATEALTGRVIRPLAIEAWGHAWTATAWCELREDFRMFRLDRIVDAEILDEVFKPEKGRTLADYMKRLREEGRRP, from the coding sequence ATGCGGCGCGCCGACCGCCTGTTCGACATCGTGCAGATCCTGCGCGGCGCGCGGCTCAGGACGGCGCAGGAGATTGCCGACAGCCTCGAGGTTTCGGTCCGGACGGTCTATCGCGACATCGACGCGCTGGTCGCAACCGGCGTGCCGATCGAGGGCGAACGCGGGGTGGGCTATGTCCTGCGTGGCACCCTGCTGCTGCCGCCCCTCGCCTTCTCGCAGGCGGAGCTGGAAGGGCTGGCGCTCGGCGCCCGCTTCGTCGAGGCCTGGGCGGATCCCGAACTCGCGGCCGCGGTCCGCGAGGCGCTGGTCAAGATCGACGCGGTGTTGCCGGAAGCGCGGCGCGGCGAGATCTGGCGCGACGCGGTGCAGGTCAAGTCGCCCGCCCTGATCGCCGCCGCCAACGCGCAGCTTCCCCTGTTCCGGCAGGCGATCCGGCAACGACACAAGATGCAGCTGAATTATCGCAGCGCGACCGAGGCGCTGACCGGCCGGGTCATTCGCCCGTTGGCAATCGAGGCCTGGGGCCACGCCTGGACGGCAACGGCCTGGTGCGAGCTGCGCGAGGATTTCCGCATGTTCCGACTCGATCGCATCGTCGATGCGGAGATCCTCGACGAGGTCTTCAAGCCAGAGAAGGGCCGGACGCTGGCCGACTACATGAAGCGGCTGCGGGAAGAAGGGCGCAGGCCCTAG
- a CDS encoding DUF2332 domain-containing protein, which translates to MAKLTGDRLQAFERQAAACRSLGSPFTADVCEILAERLDETSRFGRRILDWPGNPVADALALRAAAGFHALKRAGRSDALLAAYPPAPTDRDALADALASAITENDDFLHDWLDSPPQTNEVARSSVLLGGALILGQEIGLPLAWYEIGASMGLNLGFDRYRYALGALDWGTTDSTVQIRSEWRGATPDTGAPLRIADRAGCDVSPLDPGSKADRERLLAYIWADQAERLARAGAALDVAASAPWRVEKADAVAWVARRFAPPSPAGVARVLVHTIMWQYLPEATQSAVTATLQAAGRSATAEAPVAWLRMEADSQPGTASVRLTIWPDGSEREIGRADFHGRFVDWLAR; encoded by the coding sequence ATGGCGAAGCTGACGGGCGATCGGCTGCAGGCATTTGAACGTCAGGCCGCCGCATGCCGGTCGCTCGGCTCTCCGTTCACGGCGGATGTCTGCGAAATCCTCGCCGAACGTCTGGACGAGACGAGCCGCTTCGGACGGCGCATTCTCGACTGGCCGGGCAACCCGGTCGCCGATGCGTTGGCGCTGCGGGCGGCGGCGGGCTTCCATGCCCTGAAGCGAGCCGGAAGATCCGACGCGCTCCTCGCCGCCTATCCTCCCGCACCGACCGATCGCGACGCCCTGGCGGACGCCCTTGCGTCAGCCATTACCGAGAACGACGACTTCCTGCATGACTGGCTCGACAGCCCGCCGCAGACCAACGAGGTTGCCCGATCCTCGGTACTGCTCGGCGGCGCGCTGATCCTCGGCCAGGAAATCGGCCTGCCGCTCGCCTGGTACGAGATCGGCGCCAGCATGGGCCTCAATCTCGGCTTCGACCGCTATCGCTACGCGCTCGGCGCCCTCGACTGGGGCACGACCGACTCGACGGTACAGATCCGTTCGGAATGGCGCGGCGCGACACCGGACACAGGCGCGCCGCTGCGCATCGCCGATCGAGCCGGCTGCGACGTCAGCCCGCTCGATCCCGGCTCGAAAGCCGATCGCGAAAGGCTGCTGGCCTATATCTGGGCGGACCAGGCGGAGCGGCTCGCCCGCGCCGGCGCCGCGCTGGATGTCGCGGCATCCGCCCCCTGGCGGGTCGAGAAAGCGGATGCCGTCGCATGGGTCGCGCGGCGCTTCGCCCCGCCATCGCCCGCTGGCGTGGCGCGCGTCCTCGTCCACACGATCATGTGGCAGTATCTGCCCGAGGCCACGCAGAGCGCTGTTACCGCCACCCTGCAGGCCGCCGGACGGTCGGCGACAGCGGAGGCCCCGGTGGCCTGGCTGCGCATGGAGGCGGACAGCCAGCCCGGGACGGCAAGCGTGCGCCTGACCATTTGGCCGGATGGCAGCGAGCGCGAGATCGGCCGCGCCGATTTTCATGGCCGGTTCGTCGACTGGCTCGCGCGCTAG
- a CDS encoding GFA family protein encodes MSQVMSAAPITGGCLCGRIHYTIDRPPRIVCHCHCRLCQLASGALFLTWATFDASAFSLTAGTPAIHESSATGRRHFCADCGTPLMMTTTDDPLKIDVTLASLDEPDRFTAQHNIWVGSRRVASKGFDTTLPSHLDEPTG; translated from the coding sequence TTGAGCCAGGTTATGAGCGCGGCGCCGATCACGGGCGGATGCCTGTGCGGCCGGATTCACTACACGATCGACCGGCCGCCCCGGATCGTCTGCCATTGCCATTGCCGGCTCTGCCAGCTGGCGAGCGGCGCGCTGTTCCTGACCTGGGCTACCTTCGACGCCAGCGCCTTCAGCCTGACCGCCGGCACCCCGGCGATCCACGAATCCTCGGCGACCGGCCGGCGTCATTTCTGCGCCGATTGCGGCACGCCGCTGATGATGACGACCACCGACGATCCCCTGAAGATCGACGTCACCCTCGCCTCGCTGGACGAGCCCGACCGCTTCACCGCCCAGCACAACATCTGGGTCGGCAGCCGCCGCGTCGCCAGCAAGGGCTTCGACACCACGCTGCCGTCGCATCTGGACGAGCCGACCGGCTGA
- the xth gene encoding exodeoxyribonuclease III — MKIATWNINGVKARIDTALAWLKEASPDIACLQEIKSVDEGFPTSAFEDLGYNVATHGQKGFNGVALLSKLPFDEVNRGLPGDDNDAHARFIEGVFSVPSGALRVVSLYLPNGNPIGTEKFTYKLAWMERLRDWATERLTYEEPLVLAGDYNVIAEPKDAKDPSLWVNDALYQPETRKAFRAIETLGLTDAVRATSDEGGLYTFWDYQAGAFQKNNGIRIDHLLLSPQAADRLVSVGIDKHVRAWDKPSDHVPVHVELSI, encoded by the coding sequence ATGAAGATCGCGACCTGGAACATCAACGGCGTCAAAGCCCGCATCGACACCGCCCTCGCCTGGCTCAAGGAAGCCTCGCCCGATATCGCCTGCCTGCAGGAGATCAAATCGGTCGACGAAGGCTTTCCCACATCGGCCTTCGAGGACCTCGGCTACAACGTGGCGACGCATGGCCAGAAGGGCTTCAACGGCGTGGCGCTGCTGTCGAAGCTCCCCTTCGACGAAGTCAATCGCGGCCTGCCCGGCGACGACAACGACGCGCATGCGCGCTTCATCGAGGGCGTCTTCTCGGTCCCGAGCGGCGCGCTCCGGGTGGTGTCGCTCTACCTGCCGAACGGCAATCCGATCGGCACCGAGAAATTCACCTACAAGCTCGCCTGGATGGAGCGGCTGCGCGACTGGGCGACCGAGCGGCTGACCTATGAGGAGCCGCTGGTTCTCGCCGGCGACTACAACGTCATCGCCGAGCCCAAGGACGCCAAGGATCCGTCGCTCTGGGTGAACGACGCCCTGTACCAGCCGGAAACGCGCAAGGCCTTCCGGGCGATCGAGACCCTCGGCCTCACCGACGCGGTGCGGGCGACGAGCGACGAAGGCGGCCTGTACACGTTCTGGGACTATCAGGCCGGCGCCTTCCAGAAGAACAACGGCATCCGCATCGACCATCTGCTGCTGTCGCCGCAGGCGGCCGATCGGCTCGTCTCGGTCGGGATCGACAAGCATGTCCGGGCCTGGGACAAGCCGTCGGATCACGTGCCGGTTCATGTGGAGCTTTCAATTTGA
- a CDS encoding OsmC family protein: MPVRTSDAKWQGDLKSGKGTVHLGSGAWEGQYNFSSRFEEGKGTNPEELIAAAHAACFSMALSAGLSGAGFTVESIATSAKVKVEPVTGGFEITKIDLTTEAKVPGIDKEAFDKIAAATKEGCPVSKALKAVPIELDAKLV; encoded by the coding sequence ATGCCGGTCAGGACATCGGACGCGAAGTGGCAGGGTGATCTCAAGAGCGGCAAGGGAACCGTTCACCTCGGCAGCGGCGCCTGGGAAGGCCAGTACAATTTTTCGTCGCGCTTCGAGGAAGGCAAGGGCACGAACCCGGAGGAGCTGATCGCCGCCGCGCATGCCGCCTGCTTCTCGATGGCGCTGTCGGCCGGCCTGTCGGGCGCCGGCTTCACGGTCGAGTCGATTGCGACTTCGGCAAAAGTGAAGGTCGAGCCTGTCACGGGCGGTTTCGAGATCACCAAGATCGATCTCACCACCGAGGCCAAGGTGCCCGGCATCGACAAGGAGGCCTTCGACAAGATCGCTGCCGCGACCAAGGAAGGCTGCCCGGTTTCGAAGGCGCTGAAGGCTGTGCCGATCGAGCTCGACGCGAAGCTCGTCTGA
- a CDS encoding AMP nucleosidase, with protein MPIDEVIFDVPKPIASEAFTDPDRAIARLEEIYDLHTAHLRDRFDALLKGHPPVGRVRATYPEIRFTTTSYAKIDSRLSYGHVSGPGTYATTVTQPSLFRNYLKEQIKLLVRNHGLPVTVGPSNLPIPLHFAFPNGVHVEGQLAERIERPLRDMFDVPDLAVTDDAIVNGTFEPLPGMPLPLAPFTAPRIDYSLFRLAHYTATNAEHFQNFVLFTNYQFYIDEFCVRARKLMAEGGGGYEAFVEPGNVITPAGATQPVSGAAPPRLPQMPAYHLKFAGNAGLTMVNIGVGPSNAKTITDHVAVLRPHAWLMLGHCAGLRNTQALGDYVLAHGYVREDHVLDADLPSWIPIPPLAEVQVALEDAVEAVTGLEGYDLKRIMRTGTVATIDNRNWELRDHREPVQRFSQSRAIALDMESATIAANGFRFRVPYGTLLCVSDKPLHGELKLPGMASDFYRRQVGQHLEIGIRAMEMLREMAPERLHSRKLRSFTETAFQ; from the coding sequence ATGCCGATCGATGAAGTTATATTCGACGTCCCGAAGCCCATCGCCAGCGAGGCGTTCACCGATCCGGATCGCGCGATCGCGCGCCTGGAGGAGATTTACGATCTCCATACCGCGCATCTCCGTGACCGCTTCGACGCGCTCCTGAAGGGGCATCCGCCCGTTGGCCGCGTCCGCGCCACCTATCCCGAGATCCGCTTCACCACGACGAGCTACGCGAAGATCGATTCGCGCCTGTCTTATGGCCATGTCTCGGGCCCCGGCACCTACGCCACCACCGTCACGCAGCCGAGCCTGTTCCGGAACTATCTGAAGGAACAGATCAAGCTGCTCGTCCGCAATCACGGCCTGCCGGTGACGGTCGGCCCGTCGAACCTGCCGATCCCGCTGCATTTCGCCTTCCCGAACGGCGTGCATGTCGAGGGCCAGCTGGCCGAGCGGATCGAGCGTCCGCTGCGCGACATGTTCGACGTGCCGGACCTTGCCGTGACCGACGACGCCATCGTCAACGGCACGTTCGAGCCGCTGCCGGGCATGCCGCTGCCGCTGGCGCCGTTCACCGCGCCGCGTATCGACTATTCGCTGTTCCGGCTCGCGCACTACACGGCAACGAACGCCGAGCATTTCCAGAATTTCGTGCTGTTCACGAACTACCAGTTCTACATCGACGAATTCTGCGTCCGCGCCCGCAAGCTGATGGCGGAAGGCGGTGGTGGCTACGAGGCCTTCGTCGAGCCCGGCAACGTCATCACGCCGGCCGGGGCAACGCAGCCCGTTTCCGGCGCCGCGCCGCCGCGCCTGCCACAGATGCCCGCCTATCACCTGAAGTTCGCCGGCAATGCCGGGCTGACGATGGTCAATATCGGCGTCGGCCCGTCCAACGCCAAGACGATCACCGACCATGTGGCGGTGCTCCGCCCGCATGCCTGGCTGATGCTCGGTCACTGCGCCGGCCTCCGCAACACGCAGGCGCTGGGCGACTACGTGCTGGCGCATGGCTATGTCCGCGAGGACCACGTGCTCGACGCCGACCTGCCGAGCTGGATCCCGATCCCGCCGCTCGCCGAGGTGCAGGTGGCGCTGGAGGATGCCGTCGAGGCCGTCACCGGGCTGGAGGGCTATGACCTCAAGCGCATCATGCGGACCGGCACCGTGGCGACGATCGACAACCGCAACTGGGAACTGCGCGACCACCGCGAGCCGGTGCAGCGCTTTTCGCAGTCGCGCGCCATCGCGCTCGACATGGAATCGGCGACGATCGCCGCCAACGGCTTCCGCTTCCGCGTGCCCTACGGGACGCTGCTCTGCGTCTCCGACAAACCGCTGCATGGCGAACTGAAGCTGCCGGGCATGGCGTCCGACTTCTACCGCCGCCAGGTCGGCCAGCACCTCGAGATCGGCATCCGCGCCATGGAGATGTTGCGCGAGATGGCGCCCGAGCGCCTGCATTCCCGCAAGCTCCGGAGCTTCACGGAGACGGCGTTCCAGTAG
- a CDS encoding type II toxin-antitoxin system Phd/YefM family antitoxin, which yields MTITTLTSREFNQDTSRAKKAANEGPVIITDRGRPAHVLLSIEEYRRITGTGRSLLEALAQTEEESDFEFDPPKMGGSWLKPADLE from the coding sequence ATGACCATCACCACCCTGACCAGTCGCGAGTTCAATCAGGATACCAGTCGCGCCAAGAAGGCCGCGAACGAGGGACCCGTGATCATCACGGATCGCGGGCGGCCGGCGCATGTGCTGCTCTCGATCGAGGAATATCGCCGGATCACCGGCACCGGCCGGAGCCTGCTGGAGGCGCTGGCTCAGACGGAAGAGGAAAGCGACTTCGAGTTCGATCCGCCCAAGATGGGCGGCAGCTGGCTCAAGCCCGCCGATCTGGAATGA
- a CDS encoding type II toxin-antitoxin system VapC family toxin produces the protein MFVLDTNVISDLRRPERSNPNVQAWIAGQDPMALFLSAVTILELEIGARRIERRDAKQGAILTSWIERQVLPLFEGRILPIDVSVALRCAPLHVPDRRNDRDAYIAATALVHGMTVVTRNTNDFEGTGVPLLNPWLERPAAP, from the coding sequence ATGTTCGTCCTGGATACCAACGTCATTTCGGATTTGCGGCGTCCGGAACGATCGAATCCGAACGTGCAGGCCTGGATCGCCGGCCAGGACCCAATGGCGCTGTTTCTTTCAGCGGTCACGATTCTGGAGCTTGAGATCGGCGCGCGCCGAATCGAGCGACGGGACGCCAAGCAGGGCGCCATCCTGACGTCGTGGATCGAACGTCAGGTCTTGCCGCTCTTCGAGGGTCGAATCCTGCCGATCGACGTCAGCGTCGCGCTGCGATGTGCCCCGCTACATGTGCCGGATCGTCGGAATGACCGCGACGCGTACATTGCGGCAACAGCCCTGGTCCACGGGATGACCGTGGTGACGCGCAATACCAACGATTTCGAGGGGACGGGCGTCCCGCTGCTCAATCCCTGGCTGGAGCGGCCCGCAGCGCCCTAG
- the erpA gene encoding iron-sulfur cluster insertion protein ErpA — MTTETLDVTLSDRAVKRIARILSKEPSGTALRVSVSGGGCSGFQYGFDLDTNRSDDDLVIERGGALVLIDQISLPYMDGSEIDFVDDLIGQSFQIRNPHATASCGCGTSFAL, encoded by the coding sequence ATGACCACTGAAACGCTCGACGTCACCCTGTCCGACCGCGCCGTGAAGCGGATCGCCCGGATCCTATCGAAGGAACCGAGCGGCACGGCTCTGCGCGTCAGCGTCTCCGGCGGCGGCTGCTCGGGCTTCCAGTACGGCTTCGATCTCGACACCAACCGCTCCGACGACGACCTCGTCATCGAGCGGGGCGGCGCGCTCGTGCTGATCGACCAGATCTCCCTGCCCTATATGGACGGGTCCGAGATCGACTTCGTCGACGACCTGATTGGCCAGTCCTTCCAGATCAGGAACCCCCACGCCACCGCCTCCTGCGGCTGCGGCACTAGCTTCGCGCTCTAG